The Salmo salar chromosome ssa19, Ssal_v3.1, whole genome shotgun sequence DNA window GATTGCTTTTCATAAATAATGTTTCTTGTTGCACTTAACTGTTGAAAATGCTGTTATCAAGgtaatttccttagtaggtgaGTTCAGCATGTGGGTGAAGTCGTAGCTCAGGAATCATAGACGAGTTTCCAACTAGTAATTGCGAGTTGGAAGGGAATTCCAGGGGATTTTTCCCAGTCGTATGGTCCTATGAACGAATTTATGAGGTCTTCTATAAAGAGCTTCAAAATAAAAAACGAaacaaccaatacatcatcatgagtagcttaGTCTTTGAGTGCATGCATCCTCCAAAGATGGAGAGGGTCAGTTCATGGCTTGATCAGGTGGTCAGGGAGATGGTTGATGAAGAGTCTGGTGACGATCATGTGGAGGGCTATTCTGGGAAACAGCCTAAGTCATGTAGCTACTGGACTTCTCCCTCACAATGTATGGCACCCACTTGGGTGATGCCTCGGCAGCTCTGGGCACCAGTCGTCCTCATTATGAGCCCTTTGCCTCAGCACTCAGCATTCCTCTCAAGCTTCAGGTGACTCTTCAGTTGATGTTTTCAAACTCCAAAAGATCAGGAACCAGCAGCCAGGTGAAACAAAAAAAGCTGGTACAATGTCTAGATGCATCattcaaacaaaaacaatttgccagctagctaactagctagccaaggCAAAAAGAGTTGACCTGCCAGTCCATCTTCAAATCTGTGAGTTAAAACCCCCATGGATATGCAATAAAACTCAACGTTATAAAACagctgataaaaaaatatatttaaaacacttACAAATGATGAAATATGTTCATATTTACAGGATCTCTCTGCTTAGGCTGCTACTGGGGCGCTATGTAAACTATAGAACCAATAATAAGCCCATATGGGCTGGGCACCAAATGGTCTATGACATGgaaaacaaaaagaaaaacagatATCAGGCTGATTGAGTTGTGATTGTGTTATCCATGTACTGTATTACATGTATTATATTCTACCAAGGGCtgcaaatatatttttatattcaactgcaaatatattttatattcaacTGCAAATACCTTTTATGGTGTATTCCTTCTTTAAAGACCAACTAACCCGCAACTTAAGGGACACCTACAACCAGTCTGCTGTTTTTCCCTagccacctctttaaggaatacctaggataggataaagtaatccttctaacccccccccttaaaagatttagatgcactattgtaaagtggtcgttccactggatatcataaggtgaatgcaccattttgtaagtcgctctggataagagcgtctgctaaatgacttaaatgtaatgtaaatgtaaagatgacaacacacacacgttGAATGACTAATACACAGAAGATTCTTCAGAAATATTTATTGTTAAATGTTTAGGACAGAAGTACAACAGTCAATTTCCAGCATAGGAATGACCTATCCAGTCAGGTAAGCATTGCATTTCATGTAAATAACGCTTGCATCAGGGTGCATTTACACAGTCATTGAAAGTTCTTTAAAATGACACAAATGAAAATGTTTCGATACAGCTCAATATACAGATGACTACAATAACATTAATGATATGGATGAAATTAGATATGAGTTCCTTTTAGTGTAAAAATATTATTTGCCCATATCATGAGTTGGGTAGATGTCTTTACAGTCTTACTGGTGGGCCGCagtgtgtgcaggcttttgttcctgcccggcactaacacacctgattcagctgaATAAACCATCACGAGCCTTGTCAAGAACAGTAGAATCGGGTGTGTTAGTGCCAGGCTGGGGCAAAAGCCTGCGCAGCCTGTGGGGTCCAGGACCATGATTGAAGATCATTGATGTGGTCTGGGCAACTGGCTGAATGTGACCTGCAGGGACAGTGTTGGTGAGGACTGGTCAGTGCATGTACTGGCCCATACCGTAAATCCCAGATTATCCCATTCAATACGGATTCAAAATTAACATTgagtacgtttacatgcacagTAAGAATTCGACATTAAAACAGACTATAGCAGTTGGCAGACTATGCagtagtcatgtaaacaccttactctgatGTTAAAAATCGGCGTACGGTCAAAATCTAATTAAGCATACGGTTTTCTGAGTAATCTTtcaaattattaggacatgtaaacaccttaatctGTGTTCCAGCCGTGTATTTGATCAGCGCATGTGTTAGCACCAGCTGAGCCAGCCTCCCACTTTAGTGCGAGTGAAGTGAGTTTGAGTGTCTTAgaagtagttttcacatacaaacgttatatgtccgaactcagaatcaaatatgctTCCCAAAACTAACATGGTCGCTGTGATAGAACATATATATTTTGATTggcgattttctgcatttatcagagtgccatcaggtaatctgactatccacaataatcgcaTTACTGTGTGCATGTAATCATACTCACTGAAGGAAACACAGAACACATGTAGGTAGATACAGAAAAAGGCTTTCACAAAACCacaaacaaatacattttgattgctTAGTTTAAACAAACACAGAGCGATGAAATAAATTAACCCATTTCCTTGTATACAATATGTGGAAATAGCAGTATATGAATGATGGTCAATTTTAACACCTTGTATCGTATAATTGCATTGGATATGTTATACCGTGTATTGAAACTGCTGCCTTTAAAATCATttaaaaaccctgacctgtaccaCAACTATTTAACAGCAATGGCCTCTTACGCTGCATGTTAGTGAGGTTTTTTCTTCATAaatgttgttctggaggcagcgcTGCAGAGTCATAAAATCTTATTTTAAACGTAACCCTTACCCTCACCATAACCCCGCCGCTaaacctaatgcctaaccctaaatgaagaccaaaaagctcatttttgttttcaggaatttttacaatatagacaattttgacaTTGCATCTGTCCTAAGGGGAAATCACTCAGGCCGTGTCGAGACTTGACAGTTCATGCAGCTTTTGTATTCTGATCAGGTCATGTGTCTACACCTACATTTTAATGTGTCTACCGTGTCCACAGTGTGTCCGGATTCCCTTTTTTTCACACTATATTCAAATGACAGTATGCATTCTACAAACGGTGGAATAGCCAAAATATGATAATAACTACTGtcggtaactagctagctaacctctgtagctagccagcaagctagTGAGCAACACTAAAGGGATTGCAAACGGGATAACTctagccaaaaaaaaaaaaaaaaagtctaaatatTAGCTAGTTGGCTACCATTTGAGGCCAGCAAACACGTTCCTCTCACACTAGGAACGTATTCCCTCCAACGTTATAATGAAAAGGTGCCTCTCTGTCCCAAAGCACACGTTTTCTGGAGATTTGTGGGAGGAGTGCTGATGATGTTGCCCACTGTTTGCGCTTTCGGTAGCCTGATTGCgtccagactgaggagaaatccGCACACAATGCATCCCTGACCACTTCAGATGTGAACACAATTAGACCACAAAGTGACTTTTGTGCGTCTAGACCCGTCTTTTCAATGCGATCTTCGTATTCTGACAGCAGAAGTCGCATGAAAGTGTCAAGTGTAGACAACCTCAGTTCTGCCTCTAGGACAAGATTCATAACAATAAAAGTTCAACCTGCTCTTACACTGGTCCCAGTAAAAACAATGTGTATTCTTTTCCAAATACTTAACATTAATTCTTCTCATGACTCAATGAAAAGAATGTGTCCACTTTGCCACGTCACACATTCCATTCATCTTCAAGAATTAaactcctttttttttttaaatcagtagTCAATCATATTGCACTTCAATAGTAACACATCGAATATGTGAGGCAGGGGAGAAACGGGTGGGAGGGAGTAGATGGGATGAGAGTGGGTTTCTACCCAGGGTTATACTGGAGAGGGCTTGTAGATCATGGTACATAGGCAGTGGTTGGGATAAGAATGGTTAGGGTGGACATTTGGGGTAATTATGTGCTTGAGTCTTCTGTAGTAAAGCCTACATAACACTGTCATAAATAATGACCTTAACAGTTATGAGAGCTGATATCAAACTGACTTTACGATATTATGAGGGGTGGGAGAAAGAACTCCTGCTTGCTGTGTACTATTTTAGCTAGGTAAGTGTCATAACAGCATCATGGCCCAGGGTTGCAGTGAACTGCCCCCCTTTAATTTACATTTCCCATTTCCCTCCTCTGCACTTATCTTTCCCCCTTTTCTCTatcctcctgtcctcttcctcctttctctccttctctcttctcctcctctatccctcactCTCCTCCTTTAAATACACATCCTACGGACCCCACACTCACAGCAGAACTTGGCCCAGTCTACAGGGTACTTGGTTCCACACTCGTGGCAGAACCTTGACATCATTCCGCCATTATCCACATCGTTTTCACTTTTGACATCGCACCTGAAGTGGAGAAAGACAGGGAAGGGAAAAAAGTAGAGAGTGagatataaaacacacacacacacacacacacacacacacatacacacacacacacacacacaaagaaagatagagtggggagagagcgagagataggcaATGCATGCATTAATAATGACATCATTACATCTAacgtcagtgagagagagaaagagagagagagagagagagcagaagggtGTTTGAGTTGTCATCCGCTAAAGCGACTAGAAGACATATTGACTATGATGTCACCATGTAAATATGGACAGCAGGACAACACTATTGGTGAATCTTAATTGCATACTCCTTAcgtcctctctccttgcctccttctcaaaacccactgGTGGAGAAGGTCAGAGGTGAGGGTCCTCTGAGCGATACCAACACCAACCACAAGAGGACAGTGTTTATTGTCTATTTTGTCTAACACTTCCACTACAAGTAAACCATCACATACAATCTCCCAGTCACACTCATACAGGCCTTTTCCTACCTGGAGTTGTATTTGTCTGCACTGTAGGCTTTCCTGTTGTTGAGTCCCCCTGCTGTCTGAGAGATTTTCACAGAGCCATAGGAACCTACTGGACGGGGCTTACCTCCAACactgagagaaggaagagaaagaggagaaagaagggAAGAGTTTTCACTTGTGGTCTTAAACGTATAATGTGTGTTACATATTGACAGGATTTGTTGACGTGTGTTCATGCaggtgtgtatttgtatttattatggatccccattagctgctgcttttcctggggtccagaaaaatttaggcagtttatacaattttaaaaacattacaatgcattcacagatttcacaacacactgtatgccctcaggcccctactccaccactaccacatatttacagtactaaatccatgtgtacgtatAGTGcgcatgttattgtgtgtgtatatgcatgtgtctgtgccaatgtttgtgttgcttcacagtccccgccgttccataatgtgttttttttttatctgttttttttgttttttatctaattttactacttgcatcagttacttgatgtggaatagagttccatgtagtcatggctctatgtagtactgtgtgcctcccatagtctgttctggactgtgaagagacctcttgtggcatgtcttgtggggtatactTGGGTGTCCGAGccgtgtgccagtagtttagacagacagctcggtgcattcaacatgtcaatacctctcataaataaaagtagtgatgaagtcattctctcctccactttcagccaggagagattgacatgcatattattaatattagctctgtgTTCATCCAAGGGCTAGCCGTGGTGCCCTgctctgagccaattgcaattttcctacaTCCTTTTTTGTGACCCCTGACCACACGTAGttaaggtgcgacaaaactagggcctgtaggacctgccttgttgatagtgttgttaagaaggcagagcatcgctttattataaacagacttctccccatcttagctacacTGCATCAATATGTATTGACCATGACAgcttacaatctagggttactccaagcagtttagtcatctcaacttgttcaatttccacattatttattacaagattttgttgaggtttagggtttaaggagtgttttgttccaaatacaatgcttttagttttagaaatatttagggctaacttattccttgccaccatactgaaactaactgcagctctttgttgagtgttgcagtcatttcagtcactgtagtagctgacgtgtatagtgttgagtcatccgcatacatagacactctggctttactcaaagttagtggcatgtcgttagtcaAATttgaaaaagcaaggggcctaaacagctaccctggggaattcctgattctaactggattatatttgagaggcttccattaaagaacaccctctgtgttctgttagacaagtaactctttatccacattatagcagggggtgtaaagtcataacacatacgtttttccagcagcagactatgatcgataagtCAAAAGCTgaactgaagtctaacaagacagcacccacaatcattttatcatcaatttctctcagccaatcatcagtcatttgtgtaagtgctgtgcttgttgagagtgtgtgtgttagtgttgtgagcatggtgtgtgtgtactaaccctGAAGGTGGACTAGTGAGGCCAGAAGCGGCGCTGCGGTTAGGAGAGTAACCAGACGGAGCGCTCCTCACTGATCCTGCAGAGGGAACCTTACTAGATGAAATCCCtatagagacaagaggagaggaacacagggtGTAGACTTAAAAACATCTCAGTCCTATCTCTCcagcaaaatggcttaaattcAGTGACATTGTATCTGAATGGCCGATATGCCCAGCCCAAGAGGTTTTGTTGATTCAGCTTCAGTCAGTGTGGCCTAGCACAGAAGAGACAGGGTCTACTTGGAGTTGTCCTCtgtaagacagagagacagtgttcTAAAAGAGACTGAGCAGAAATAGAGACAAGCATGTGAAATAACCCCTGGGTTACACCAATATCTGCACCATCATCTGACTGTGAGACACCGTGTGTGAGTTACCGGAGGGCTGGCCCAGGACAGATCTCTGGGGTAAACGGGAGGAAGAGGGCACAGCGGACACAGCAGGAGAGTTAGCCTTCTTCACAGGAGCAGGAGGCTTGAACTgtggagcgcacacacacacacacttttgtttTATGCTGTGCAACACACTCACAGCGCACTTTACTCTCGGTGTATGGCTCACACACTTAATGAGAtgttaaacaaacacacacatcagtgCTGTCCTACCTGTGTGCGTGCAGGtgttttcttggtgtccacaGCCCCGGGTACTTTGGCCTTATTCTGCATGCGAGCGTGCTGCTCCTTACAGAATTTCATGTGTCTGTCTGCTGCATTCTCACTGAACCGCCGCTCGCAGTATGGACACTGGATATAATCTGGAACACAATCGGGAACAAACACAATAACACAGTCACTGGATACAATCTGGAACAAACACAATAACACAGTCACGGATATAATCTGGAACAAACACAATAACACAGTCACCGGATATAATCTGGAAACACATGAAGATATTATGTTGTTCAGTGACCTCAATCTCCAATTTTGTGTTTCAGAGGGGAAATCTCTAAACAAAAATGGCCTGTCTAAAGTTGTTGTTACCTGGGTCATACTGTAGGTGAGGGGGGAGTAAGGGTGTTTTGTTACCTGGGTAAGGGTTGTTACCTGGGTCGTAGGAGGGGGTAAGGATATTGTTACCTGAGTCGTAGGAGGGGGTAAGGATTTTGATACCTGGGTTGTAAgagggggggggtggaggagggggtaaggGTGTTGTTACCTGGGTCGTAGGAGGGTGGTGGAGGCGGGGGTAAGGGTCCCCCATCCTTCATGACCTGAGTGATGCCCTTGGCAGCTCTGATGGTGGCAATGAAGTCCTCGTGTTTCCTGCGCCAGTTAGACTGCTTCTTAGGAGGCTCCGGCTGGAACAcgaacacgaacacacacacacacacacacacttcagtaaCCCATCCGTCTGGAATGATGAAGGGAAACTGGATCCAAAGTGGTGCCTTTTAATGACTTTAGAATAGAGAAAGAAACCTCTCAGCAACATCTCTCACTTGCTTCTAATACCTAATTCACACAGGATTTACGGTATGTTGcctgtttgtttttttttacaatgctTATATGCTACCATTTCAAACGGTCCCATTTTTACCACATTATTGCTGGCATAAGCCTTGTACACCTCCCGTGCGCATGCCGGCACCGGTGACGAGTGGGAGTAGGGGTGTGCCGATGTGTCTGGCCTATTTTAATAAGTCCATTGAATATAAACCATCACAAAGAAATGCATTATTCATTTGTTTAGGCAGGTCCTAAGAGACTAATAGAATGGCATATTTTGAGTTTAATTATGTTACTGGTCTGTACTGTCCATAGGCTGCTACATGGCTGTGCCATGCAAATTAAATCAATAGTTCATGATTTTGTTCATTAAAACAGACAAGAAACACATACGTTCCCTGCCCTGACCACAGTAAACACGCATATattttatatactgaacaaaactataaaacacaacatgtaaagtgttggtcccatgtttcgagctgaaatagaagatctcagaaatgttccatacgcacaaagtgTACTACTTTCAAATttagtgcacaaatttgtttacattcctgttagggagatttctccattgccaagataatccacccacctgacaggtgtggcatatcaagaagccgattaaacagcatgatcattacacaggggcaccttgtgctggagacaataaaaggccactgtaaaatgtgcaattgtcaaacaacacaatgccacgttttgagggagtgtgcaattggcatgttgactgcatgactattcaccagagctgttgcccgagaatgttaatttctctaccacaagccACTTCCAAcgtattttagagaatttggcagtacgtccacccGGCctaacaaccgcagaccacgtgtaaccacgccagccctccacatccggcttcttcacctgcgggatcgtctgagaccagccactggcacgctggagaagtgtgctcttctcagatgaatcccggtttcaactgtaccgggcagatggcagacagcgtgtacggCATTGTGTGggcaaacacaattgcattttatcgatggcaatttgaatgcacagagataccgtgatgagatcctgtggACAATTGTCGTggcattcatccgccgccatcacctcatgtttcagcatgataacacaattcctggaagttgaaaatgtcccagttcttccatgcctgcatactcaccagacatgtcacccgttgagcatgtttgggatgctctggattgacatgtatgacagcatgttccagttcctaacaatatccagcaacttcacacagccattgaaggagtgggacaacattacacaggccacagtcaactctatacgaaggagatgcgtcgcactgcatgaggcaaatggtggtcaaactagatactgactggttttctgatccacgaccctaccttttttttttttaaaggtatctgtgaccaacaattgactgatttccttatatgaactgtaactcagtaaaatcgtagaaattgttgcatgtatatttttgttcagtgtattaagaatataacagaataaaatataaataataacttGTGTCACTGGAATATGTGGAACTGCTGTCATAACAAACAAGGGATATGCCCCCATTTGATTTGAGTTTGAATGTGCTTTAGAAACCTTCGAATCTGCTCTTTCAGCAAGAAATGCAAAATCTGACCTTGATGAACCTTTTTATCCACGTTTCCTACCCTCACTCCGCCTTGTTAGATATCATGCACATTGACAACTTGCTAGCAAACATCCCTGCCAACTGATTTTGTTTATAGTAGCAGCAGACAGTTATCTAAACAGGATTAATTGTAGCAAATCATGCTCAACAATGTATTGCAGCCTATAGCTTCTGTGACTCCAGGGGccggttaaaaaataaataaataaataaataaataaataaattggggaTCAGAATGAGCCGGATTCtgtaatcttttttttttctatCCAGGATCAGATCGATCTGACCGTTTGTGCCGGTTTTTCGGAAAAATAATGGGATATAAATGATTTGTATCAGATACCACAATATCAAGATAAAAGAATACAGATGTTCAGTGCATTGAACAGGCCTACACCTCGCACTGGACAGGTTGAGGTACTACTTATCCACTGTCATAGGAAAACATCAGTAAACTACATGAATAAAAAGGTACCTTGATTAAAAATTATGGAGCCTGCATATCACTTATAAGTAATTAGATGCATTTATTTGACAGTTCTCAATATAACAACTGACCACATACCTATACTGCAGTCAATTTAACATAATTAACTTTTGGTTTTCAGATGTAAGAAAACTATTTTTACTTTCTCACCTTTCTTGGTTGTAGAGCCTTTCACCTTTCTAAACACACCCTGAATCCACCCTTCCAGTGGGATAAAGCTAATCCAGATTTTGGGGATAAAAAAACGATCCTAATCACTACCTTTGAGTTTTGAAAAACGCAAAACCACATACAAAAATGTAAAATTGGATTACTAAATCCTTATCCCTATGCGGAAGATCAGAATCAAATTTTCCAGTTTTGAAAAACGTaatgctaacatttaatcctatccgATTTGCCAAAAACCAATACGATACCTTTCAAAAAAACTGCCGCATGATGAACTACATGACGATAGCCAAGACAAAATAGCTCGCATGGTACTTGTAAGCTAATTTATTTGCATAACTTTTAATATAACACTTAAAAAAAGTTTAATATTTTTCAGCTAAATTTGCCATTTCACCAGAAGTCTTCATCATCTGAAAACGCAACCCCAGCATCTTTCAAGCGTGCTTGAAATAAGAAATGCACAGTTGTCACTTTTTGTTGGAGCACTATCAACTTGATCTGTTCTTCAGCAAGAAAAGTCAGATTTCTGCCCTCTCCGTTTCCTGATTTACAATATTTCTATAGGCATCATCATTGGTGTCTTTCTCAAGATGCCTTCTGTCCTAATCACTACCCTTTAAGtgtagaaaaacacaaaaacatttAATCCTGATTAAAAAAGGTGAGATTGGATTACCAAATCCTTATCCCTAGCCATAAGATCAGAATCAAATTTTTCAGTTTTGAAAAACCCAATTCTAACATGTAATCCTATCTAATTGGGGAAATCCTAGCAGattacttttgaaaaactgggaGAAAACCCAGGAGAAAAGGAATAGAGGAGAGGCTTGCGTAATTGCGAAAGGGCTCATCTGGAAAAGAGAGGCTATGTGTAGCTGAAGAAGCTCATTCATATTAACCCATCATTCATTGGCTAAATATTAGGCCTAATACTGCAGTAAATGTATCATCTCCAGCCAATGTGATCACACCAACACATGCTTTCTCTCCTTTCAAACTCCCCACCTTTTAGGCTATTTTGTCTGAAGACAGATTGCCTAACAGTGAGTTGTAGTTAGTTAGAAACCCATAACTTATTAGCTATATATAGGGGTGTTTAAACATTTACCTGTCAAAGTCAAGTAAAAGGATGAAATGGCATATGCTGTGTGTTCCCCAGGCTGAATGTCAAAGCATGTGTGACAATAGACAAGTACAGCTCAGAGCAACATGATTTAAATGGGAAGAATTAACACATTACAAGCACTTCTATGAAGCTTTGTGATTGACAAggacaagtttgatgtcggacaACAGAATTTTAATGATTTAATGCGTGCCAAAGCTGGTAAAATACCAGAATcgaagcagaccaaactctttggtcatttaaaaaaaattgctgtATGTAGAATATTGtttgctatagcttggaaaataaataaatgtgactttgAATGACAACATCATTTTTAGGGCTGTTTTCTTACAGAAGTTAAATAcactttgtgttttgtttccttgccacgatactaacgagtattgcgatactggtatcgtcctggcCCTAATGTAAAGCCCTCTATACCGGTGCTTTAGGTCTTCATGCGATCTGAGACTGACCACTAGCGACAGAAGTGGTTCAGAGTCATACCACTTCACAGTTGGTCACATGACTATCCCAGTGACCTCAAATCAGCCCTATCTGGTTACAGCTCAGATCAGATGCTTGTTTCCCTCATCAGTGATTAAACTGGGTTTTATACAGAGTACACTACAAGTGCACGTCCAATACGTGCAACCTCCATTTAAGTGCAATTCACCAGTCCCAATTCAAAGGGATTATTTATCCTCCAGATATCTGTATGCTCTGGTTTAGTGCACTAATTTAGGACAGTCCCAAGCCATTGCATTTACCATGACGTTTAAGTGCCAAAAGAGTACATATTTTCAAGCCCTGGAGAATAGTGCCATTGGTGTGTATTAGATTCCTAAATAGAAATGAATGTTATAAAGTACGTACCAAACTAACCACAGTATATACCTGGGATTTGGTTTATCCCATGAAAACGACACTACTGGAGAACACACCTAGGTTCCctcccaaaagtagtgcactatataggaaatagggtgccatttaggacacaccaTCGCCAATTATTATTCTGGTAGCCAGCAGGGAGGGAACTGCTGTCCAGGACATAATACAGCATTGTTTTCCTTTTCAGTTTCCATTAAAATGCATGTCAGGCAGCGTGGCTAGCTGTCAGAAGCAGTAGAGTATAGGATGTAGCCTAAGCATCTAGCTACTCCTCGTCAAGCAGACTACTGTTATCACCTAGATTTAGACTACACAACAAGCAATAGTCTGAGGAGTTGAGCTAAAGCACATACAGACAGATATGGGACCAGCCTAGGAGCGTATAGCTCTGGTTTGGATGGCCCGAGCACATACAACTTAGTTCTGAATGCAGGAGAACTTTTAGTATTTATTACCTTTCCGGTTTAGAAAATGGATTGTAATGAAAAAAAGATAATTTAAAAACGATCTGTTAAAGAATAGGGAAAGAGTGGAAGGGGATTAGTGCATGCAGTTGTTAGATGACAGTCTTGGATTGGTCAGATATTCTGACCAGACCACTGTTTCAAATATAGAGCTTCTGACACAATAGAGCAAGATACAGTGCAAAAGgaccaatacatttttgaatacctTATACACACAGCAATTTTGTGTTACAACAACACACAAACGTAAAATAATGACTATTCAACTTACTTTCACAGTCTTAGCAGTGGTGGTAGAAGTGTTTGACTGAAATACATAAGTGGTTTAAGGTGTATAACAAATGATCAGGAAACAAAAATGTTTGGTCACATTTAGCTAACAAATGTGGACTTGTTTCACAGAAGAGTGGATCCTTGTCTAAACCCATCACTAGGTCCCTTCAACAGCCTCTTTCACTGTGGTCTGAGGCACTTTTTGTCATGTCTGTAGCCTAACAGTTattggagctgtgtgtgtgtgtg harbors:
- the zc2hc1a gene encoding zinc finger C2HC domain-containing protein 1A isoform X1, with translation MEDFEDVEEAPPSNEELIPCKICGRSFFTKVLKKHTPICQKAAAKKRKVFDSGRQRAEGTEISTIKPIKSKSNTSTTTAKTVKPEPPKKQSNWRRKHEDFIATIRAAKGITQVMKDGGPLPPPPPPSYDPDYIQCPYCERRFSENAADRHMKFCKEQHARMQNKAKVPGAVDTKKTPARTQFKPPAPVKKANSPAVSAVPSSSRLPQRSVLGQPSGISSSKVPSAGSVRSAPSGYSPNRSAASGLTSPPSGVGGKPRPVGSYGSVKISQTAGGLNNRKAYSADKYNSRCDVKSENDVDNGGMMSRFCHECGTKYPVDWAKFCCECGVRRMCI
- the zc2hc1a gene encoding zinc finger C2HC domain-containing protein 1A isoform X2, with translation MEDFEDVEEAPPSNEELIPCKICGRSFFTKVLKKHTPICQKAAAKKRKVFDSGRQRAEGTEISTIKPIKSKPEPPKKQSNWRRKHEDFIATIRAAKGITQVMKDGGPLPPPPPPSYDPDYIQCPYCERRFSENAADRHMKFCKEQHARMQNKAKVPGAVDTKKTPARTQFKPPAPVKKANSPAVSAVPSSSRLPQRSVLGQPSGISSSKVPSAGSVRSAPSGYSPNRSAASGLTSPPSGVGGKPRPVGSYGSVKISQTAGGLNNRKAYSADKYNSRCDVKSENDVDNGGMMSRFCHECGTKYPVDWAKFCCECGVRRMCI